Proteins from a single region of Palaemon carinicauda isolate YSFRI2023 chromosome 1, ASM3689809v2, whole genome shotgun sequence:
- the LOC137649629 gene encoding uncharacterized protein produces the protein MSYIIKGVLINPGDKGYQVHSSYDLNITIKSTKKIYWRFCDDIYQCDLPAPVPPATECPVGSTTTQSSIVSSTTQSSIVSSTTQSSIVSSTTQSSIVSSTVPTPSTRETALNFTTIVSLSICCVSVTIVIGMAVYIIRGRRASLNEPARNLEPENTSHNPQMFNVSTFSSQQEDHESINSLYGVTINRESPQ, from the exons ATGAG TTACATCATTAAG GGAGTGTTAATTAATCCAGGCGACAAAGGATATCAGGTACATTCGTCATATGATTTAAATATCACAATCAAGAGCACCAAAAAGATCTACTGGAGATTTTGTGACGACATATATCAATGTG ATCTTCCAGCACCAGTTCCCCCTGCAACTGAATGTCCTGTTGGTTCAACAACAACTCAAAGCAGCATTGTCTCATCCACGACTCAAAGCAGCATTGTCTCATCTACGACTCAAAGCAGCATTGTCTCATCCACGACTCAAAGCAGCATTGTCTCATCCACTGTCCCAACGCCAAGCACCAGAGAGACTGCTCTGAACTTCACAACAATAGTTTCACTAAGCATCTGTTGTGTGTCGGTCACTATCGTGATAGGAATGGCTGTTTACATCATCCGAGGGAGAAGAGCTTCACTTAATG AGCCAGCAAGGAACTTGGAACCAGAAAACACTTCACATAACCCCCAAATGTTCAATGTCAGCACTTTCTCCAGCCAACAAGAGGATCACGAGAGTATTAACAGCCTCTATGGAGTTACGATTAACAGAGAATCGCCACAATAA